From Marivirga harenae, one genomic window encodes:
- a CDS encoding UDP-N-acetylmuramoyl-tripeptide--D-alanyl-D-alanine ligase, whose protein sequence is MMTQIEKLYEIFLKSTGICTDTRELEEGNLFFALKGPNFNGNKFAQKALDEGALAVVVDENEFHTADENNILVDDTLKTLQLVATHHREQLTIPIIGITGSNGKTTSKELILAVLEKKFKVFATEGNLNNHIGVPLSLLAVNKTHEIAIIEMGANHVGEIASYCKMAQPTHGLITNIGKAHIGEFGGFENIIIGKSELFDFLKKNDGVPFINTQDAVLKNMKKRFSNAFTFPNEGDDLELRPEKGTAFLRYSTEGFSHIDTHLVGQFNYLNVAAALCVGKYFEVSMEKAIEATQGYMPENMRSQMIKTNNYTILLDAYNANPDSMELSIKSLSAIENTESVVILGDMFELGESSELEHEKLGELTVDLGISKRYYCGKLIKSASKLDTFGKYFETKDELIEHLKNKPLKKGSTILIKGSRKNALEEIVPFLVKFDGK, encoded by the coding sequence ATGATGACTCAAATAGAAAAGCTATACGAAATATTCTTAAAAAGCACTGGCATTTGCACAGACACCCGTGAGCTAGAGGAAGGAAATCTTTTCTTTGCCTTGAAAGGACCCAATTTCAATGGAAATAAGTTCGCCCAAAAAGCACTTGATGAAGGCGCTTTAGCCGTAGTGGTAGATGAAAATGAATTCCACACTGCTGATGAGAATAATATTTTGGTGGACGATACTTTAAAAACATTACAGCTTGTGGCAACTCATCACCGTGAGCAACTGACCATTCCTATTATTGGCATTACGGGCTCAAACGGAAAAACGACATCCAAAGAATTGATTCTTGCGGTTTTAGAAAAAAAATTTAAGGTTTTTGCAACTGAAGGGAATTTAAACAATCACATCGGAGTGCCATTAAGCTTGCTAGCAGTAAACAAAACACATGAAATAGCTATTATTGAAATGGGGGCTAATCACGTAGGTGAAATTGCTTCCTATTGTAAAATGGCCCAACCGACTCACGGTTTAATTACAAATATTGGGAAAGCACATATAGGAGAATTCGGAGGTTTTGAAAACATCATAATCGGGAAAAGTGAACTATTTGATTTCCTTAAAAAAAATGATGGGGTGCCATTTATCAATACCCAAGATGCTGTATTGAAGAATATGAAAAAACGCTTTTCTAATGCGTTTACTTTTCCAAATGAAGGTGATGATCTAGAACTACGTCCTGAAAAAGGCACTGCATTTTTAAGATACTCTACAGAAGGATTTAGCCATATTGATACTCATTTAGTGGGTCAATTCAATTATCTTAATGTTGCTGCGGCATTATGCGTGGGGAAATATTTCGAAGTTTCTATGGAAAAAGCCATTGAGGCTACCCAAGGGTACATGCCTGAAAATATGCGTTCACAGATGATAAAAACAAATAATTACACCATTCTCTTGGATGCTTATAATGCTAATCCTGATTCTATGGAATTATCCATCAAAAGCTTGAGCGCTATAGAAAATACAGAATCAGTGGTTATTTTGGGAGATATGTTTGAATTAGGTGAATCTTCCGAATTAGAGCATGAAAAACTAGGTGAATTGACTGTTGATTTAGGCATTAGTAAAAGATATTATTGCGGAAAGCTTATAAAATCAGCGTCCAAGCTAGATACTTTTGGAAAGTATTTTGAAACCAAAGATGAGTTGATTGAGCATTTAAAGAACAAACCCTTAAAAAAAGGAAGTACAATTCTCATTAAAGGATCAAGAAAAAATGCTTTAGAGGAAATTGTCCCATTCCTAGTGAAGTTTGATGGGAAGTAG
- a CDS encoding WD40/YVTN/BNR-like repeat-containing protein: MKRNTLIGRKFFNNSVLILGLFLVVSCGKKAVIPKVATVDPKTDALIIGLQSFNDSIVWASGTYSTLMKSTNAGADWEIFTYPAVDSLQFRDVHPISDKEAIVLSAGEGKLSQVFYFHEESGWGRVFQMNHELGFIDAVQFWENGQGLVYGDAIDSLAYILKTTDFGRSWNRIPTAPLANEGEGGFASSGSNILMGEEGKAWIATGANGSARVFYTADYGRSWEVKNTPMTTGEFAGLTAIKKSKGKLWITGGDLGISDSVLENVYFSDDNGGNWKALPSHQTLGSFYGMAVTNYLDNEYVLLCGPNGAEIWLGDQEKWQILSEEDIWTATFIDSRTALMAGRDGKMWKVKLE, from the coding sequence ATGAAGAGGAATACTTTGATTGGTAGAAAATTTTTCAACAATAGTGTGTTGATCCTTGGATTGTTTTTAGTGGTGTCATGCGGGAAGAAAGCAGTCATTCCTAAAGTTGCAACAGTAGATCCGAAAACCGATGCTTTGATTATTGGTTTGCAGTCTTTTAATGACTCGATTGTGTGGGCAAGTGGAACCTATTCCACTCTCATGAAAAGTACTAATGCTGGAGCAGATTGGGAGATATTTACTTATCCTGCGGTGGACAGCTTACAGTTTAGAGATGTTCATCCGATTAGTGATAAAGAAGCTATTGTGTTGAGCGCTGGCGAGGGCAAGTTAAGCCAAGTATTTTATTTCCATGAAGAATCAGGATGGGGAAGGGTTTTTCAGATGAATCATGAGTTGGGTTTCATTGATGCGGTTCAATTTTGGGAAAATGGACAAGGATTGGTATATGGTGATGCGATTGATTCATTGGCATATATTCTCAAAACCACTGATTTCGGCAGGAGCTGGAACAGAATTCCTACAGCACCACTCGCTAATGAAGGTGAAGGGGGATTTGCTTCGAGCGGCAGTAATATCTTAATGGGTGAAGAGGGGAAAGCTTGGATTGCCACGGGCGCAAACGGAAGTGCTAGAGTTTTTTATACAGCTGATTATGGTAGAAGCTGGGAGGTGAAAAATACGCCCATGACCACTGGTGAGTTTGCAGGCTTAACGGCTATCAAGAAATCGAAAGGTAAATTATGGATTACAGGTGGTGATTTAGGAATTTCCGATAGCGTTTTGGAGAATGTTTATTTTTCGGATGATAATGGAGGGAACTGGAAGGCTCTTCCTTCACATCAAACACTAGGTTCGTTCTACGGTATGGCGGTCACTAATTATTTAGATAATGAATACGTATTGCTGTGTGGTCCAAATGGAGCTGAAATCTGGTTAGGAGATCAAGAGAAGTGGCAAATTTTAAGTGAAGAAGATATTTGGACGGCTACTTTTATTGATAGTCGAACGGCCCTGATGGCCGGCAGAGATGGAAAAATGTGGAAGGTGAAATTGGAGTAG
- a CDS encoding AsmA-like C-terminal region-containing protein, with the protein MKRIRKFILYLFLFFILLFAGGSAYLYYNQDQLIDKILSEINKSVQTPVEVGKIDINWWTDFPNISLRFQDVFIEESIERSSLPLAKLEELALSFNTLDFLKGDYSFEKIILKRGEVTIRTTRAGERNYDIIKTTESSSGQDVNFNLKNIQIQSVQVNYVDEALEQSYLQYAEELKASLIKKGDAYHINASGKLNSKAIKIGEYSYFENKNLNIKTELNYRQGAETVEIMPSQLLLAGNEFQIAGDYEILDSYMDIQVQGVESDFTTLISLLPENYRKQLAEYESTGKAKFEGTLIGKLTAKESPKIVFNFGVENASLFQPEYNTRFENLSFQGNFSNGSSQSLRTSQLVLNDVKGSLKNKAFTADLSIKDFENYLISLATEGQISTQDLFTFFPNHEKYSKLEGLIDFDISLAGYLDDFKQASTASRINNSGEIILTNLAGVYADYPLPIKGVNGQLMFNRNDVAINHLQGSIGDSDMELSGFFLNIIPYLLKDNQSLLIEAETVSENINLNELLSGLSNAENTIEKQEESFKFALSPKLKLDLTSHISKLEFKRFQARNISGKIKLANQILEAPQLGLESGGGKMTLRGSVNAKKEREIRINTQATFKGLNIDSIFYTFENFQQDFLTDQHLKGKIDADVDAFILLDEGLNFQSDAFTATIDAKIENGELNDFEPMLSLSDYVKEDELTHLNFGELSNTIQIRNKVIYLPEMSIQSNVSNILLQGTHTFNQEINYRLLVPLKNYKKEDSDAAFGAIEDSGEYSNLYLKIIGTTDDFEVSWDKKRSLQSVAERIREEGQTLKKIIKGEKLPDKDKKEAELNEEEYFDW; encoded by the coding sequence TTGAAGCGTATCAGAAAGTTTATTCTTTACCTTTTTCTATTTTTTATTCTGCTCTTTGCTGGGGGCTCTGCTTATTTGTATTATAATCAAGACCAATTAATCGATAAAATCTTATCCGAAATCAATAAATCAGTCCAGACTCCGGTGGAAGTGGGAAAAATCGATATCAATTGGTGGACTGATTTTCCTAATATCTCATTGCGCTTTCAAGATGTTTTTATAGAAGAATCCATAGAAAGGAGTAGCTTGCCCTTAGCTAAGCTGGAGGAACTAGCTTTATCCTTTAATACATTGGATTTCTTAAAAGGAGACTATTCTTTTGAAAAGATCATCTTAAAAAGAGGGGAGGTCACAATAAGAACCACCCGTGCTGGAGAAAGAAATTATGACATTATTAAAACTACTGAGAGCAGCTCAGGTCAAGATGTCAATTTCAATCTGAAAAACATACAGATTCAATCGGTGCAGGTTAATTATGTAGATGAAGCCCTTGAACAATCCTATTTGCAATATGCAGAGGAGCTAAAAGCTAGTTTAATTAAGAAAGGAGATGCATATCATATCAATGCATCGGGAAAGCTCAATTCTAAAGCCATCAAAATTGGGGAATATAGTTATTTCGAGAATAAAAACTTGAATATTAAGACTGAACTGAACTATAGACAAGGTGCCGAAACGGTAGAGATTATGCCTTCTCAACTATTATTGGCTGGAAATGAATTTCAAATTGCAGGAGATTATGAGATTCTGGATAGCTATATGGACATTCAAGTTCAGGGGGTTGAATCTGATTTCACGACCTTAATTTCTCTGTTGCCCGAAAATTATCGAAAGCAACTGGCGGAATATGAAAGTACAGGAAAGGCTAAATTTGAGGGTACTTTAATCGGTAAATTAACTGCTAAAGAAAGTCCTAAAATTGTTTTCAATTTTGGAGTGGAAAATGCGTCTCTATTTCAACCAGAATACAATACTAGATTTGAAAATTTAAGCTTTCAGGGGAATTTCAGTAATGGATCCAGCCAAAGTTTAAGAACTTCTCAATTGGTTTTAAATGATGTAAAAGGAAGTTTGAAAAACAAAGCCTTCACAGCTGATTTAAGCATAAAAGATTTTGAAAATTACCTTATTAGCTTAGCTACTGAAGGTCAAATTTCCACTCAAGATTTATTCACTTTCTTTCCCAATCATGAAAAATATTCAAAATTGGAGGGATTGATTGATTTCGATATTAGTTTGGCTGGCTATTTAGATGACTTCAAGCAAGCTTCTACTGCTTCTCGTATCAATAATTCTGGAGAAATAATCTTGACAAATCTGGCAGGAGTTTATGCTGATTATCCTTTACCAATCAAAGGTGTCAATGGCCAATTGATGTTTAATAGAAATGATGTGGCTATCAACCATTTGCAAGGTAGTATTGGAGACTCTGATATGGAATTGAGTGGTTTTTTTCTGAATATTATTCCCTATTTGCTGAAAGATAATCAGTCCTTATTGATTGAGGCTGAGACTGTAAGTGAAAATATCAACCTAAATGAATTGCTTTCAGGTTTATCAAATGCAGAAAATACCATTGAGAAGCAGGAAGAATCATTCAAATTTGCTTTAAGTCCAAAGTTAAAATTGGATTTGACATCTCATATCTCAAAATTGGAGTTTAAGCGCTTTCAAGCCAGAAATATTTCGGGTAAGATTAAATTGGCTAATCAAATTTTGGAAGCACCTCAATTGGGTTTAGAAAGTGGGGGTGGGAAAATGACCTTAAGAGGAAGTGTAAATGCTAAAAAAGAAAGGGAAATACGGATAAATACACAAGCAACTTTCAAAGGATTAAATATTGATAGCATTTTTTACACTTTTGAAAATTTTCAGCAGGATTTCCTTACAGACCAACACCTAAAGGGAAAAATAGATGCTGATGTGGATGCTTTTATATTATTGGATGAGGGATTGAATTTCCAATCTGATGCTTTTACCGCTACTATAGATGCCAAAATAGAAAATGGGGAATTAAATGATTTCGAACCTATGTTGAGCTTGTCGGATTATGTTAAGGAAGACGAGCTGACTCATTTGAACTTTGGTGAATTGAGTAACACGATCCAAATTAGAAACAAGGTGATTTACTTGCCTGAAATGTCTATTCAATCCAATGTGTCTAATATTCTCCTGCAAGGTACCCATACTTTTAATCAGGAAATTAATTATAGATTATTAGTACCTTTAAAGAATTATAAAAAAGAAGATAGTGATGCAGCTTTTGGTGCCATTGAAGACAGTGGAGAGTATTCGAACCTATATTTGAAGATAATTGGCACAACTGACGATTTTGAGGTAAGTTGGGATAAAAAGCGCTCTTTACAGTCAGTAGCAGAGAGAATAAGAGAAGAAGGTCAAACCTTAAAGAAAATTATTAAGGGAGAAAAACTCCCCGATAAAGATAAAAAAGAAGCAGAATTAAATGAAGAGGAATACTTTGATTGGTAG
- the thrC gene encoding threonine synthase gives MKYYSTKNKTLRKSFREALMEGLPADNGLYMPEFIPQLSKDYFDNIQEKNILEIAFDVLKPFVREDLKDDQLKNIIHKTFSFDFPVKKIEENNYALELFHGPSYAFKDVGATFLALCLEEFYKVAEEKCTILVATSGDTGGAVASAFSKVKNIEVVILYPSGKVSDLQEKQLTTFDKNVKALEVEGDFDDCQQLVKQAFLDSDLRRKLNISSANSINVGRFLPQMVYYFVPFIEFGNAPLNFAVPSGNYGNLTAGLIAQKMGLPVRQFVAGANSNDVVPRFLRDGYYDPRPTVQTISNAMDVGNPSNFQRMIDLFPEEEIREEIKGFAFSDEVTLKAMKTVYREHDYLLDPHGAVGYLALKEYLKASKGKSIVLETAHPCKFMHVVSKIVSEDIYPAGAKELIQKEKKSVKMEVDYDGFKGFLLG, from the coding sequence ATGAAATATTATAGCACTAAAAATAAAACCTTGCGGAAAAGCTTCCGGGAAGCTTTAATGGAAGGTTTACCAGCTGATAATGGTCTATACATGCCTGAGTTTATCCCCCAATTATCGAAAGATTATTTCGATAATATTCAGGAAAAAAACATTCTTGAAATCGCTTTTGATGTTTTAAAACCATTTGTGAGGGAGGATTTGAAAGATGATCAATTGAAAAATATCATCCATAAGACCTTTTCCTTTGATTTTCCGGTGAAAAAAATTGAGGAGAATAACTATGCGCTTGAATTATTTCATGGGCCAAGTTATGCTTTTAAAGATGTAGGTGCCACTTTTTTAGCTTTGTGCTTAGAGGAGTTTTACAAAGTAGCAGAAGAGAAGTGCACTATTTTGGTGGCAACCTCTGGTGATACAGGAGGCGCAGTGGCTTCTGCTTTTTCTAAAGTGAAAAATATTGAAGTGGTGATTTTATACCCTTCTGGAAAGGTGAGCGATTTGCAGGAAAAGCAACTAACCACATTCGATAAAAATGTGAAAGCATTAGAAGTGGAAGGGGATTTTGATGATTGCCAGCAATTAGTGAAGCAAGCTTTTTTGGATAGTGATTTAAGGAGAAAACTCAATATCAGTTCTGCCAATTCCATCAATGTGGGCCGCTTTCTACCTCAAATGGTCTATTATTTTGTTCCATTTATAGAATTCGGAAATGCACCTTTGAATTTTGCTGTCCCTAGTGGGAACTACGGGAACCTTACTGCTGGTCTGATTGCGCAGAAAATGGGTTTGCCTGTCAGGCAATTTGTGGCAGGAGCCAATAGTAATGATGTAGTCCCACGGTTTTTACGAGATGGGTATTACGACCCTAGACCTACAGTTCAAACGATTTCCAATGCAATGGACGTAGGGAACCCCAGTAATTTTCAGCGGATGATTGATTTATTCCCCGAGGAGGAAATAAGAGAAGAGATCAAGGGTTTTGCTTTTTCAGATGAAGTAACACTGAAAGCGATGAAAACTGTTTATCGAGAACATGACTATTTATTAGATCCTCATGGAGCAGTGGGATATTTGGCTTTAAAAGAATATTTGAAGGCATCAAAAGGAAAAAGTATTGTATTAGAAACAGCGCACCCTTGCAAATTTATGCATGTGGTCAGCAAAATAGTAAGTGAAGATATCTATCCTGCAGGAGCTAAAGAGTTAATACAGAAAGAGAAGAAAAGTGTGAAAATGGAGGTTGATTATGATGGGTTTAAGGGGTTTTTGTTGGGCTAA
- a CDS encoding homoserine kinase, translating to MKKIKVFAPATIANVGPGYDIIGLALEGVGEYLEMELLDSDEIIIHPIPNYPDLPLSPEENIAGIVAKAMLNQLEVKLGLSIRIEKEVKQGSGLGSSGCTAAATAFAVNELMDNPFSTLELVAFAMIGEKATSGKAHADNVAAALMGGFCIIKSYNPLEILSIPFPKDLQIVVAHPQIEVKTADSKKILKKEMALPDVITQMGNIAALIAGMTTSNYDWIKSGMHDLIAEPIRSYLIPGFAQAKSLAIEAGALGCSISGSGPSIFAFCENEHQAKEIGDAWKQFYADLEIDSKIYLSKINPRGTFKVVSE from the coding sequence ATGAAAAAAATAAAAGTATTTGCTCCTGCTACTATCGCCAATGTTGGTCCTGGTTATGATATCATAGGATTAGCATTGGAAGGTGTGGGAGAATATCTAGAAATGGAGCTGCTGGATTCTGATGAAATTATAATTCATCCAATTCCCAATTATCCCGATTTACCTTTAAGCCCTGAAGAGAATATTGCGGGCATAGTGGCGAAAGCTATGCTCAATCAATTAGAAGTAAAACTTGGTTTGAGTATTAGAATTGAAAAGGAAGTGAAGCAGGGGAGCGGATTGGGCTCCAGTGGCTGTACAGCTGCTGCTACTGCATTTGCCGTTAATGAATTAATGGACAACCCTTTTTCTACTTTGGAACTGGTAGCGTTTGCCATGATAGGAGAGAAAGCAACTTCCGGTAAAGCCCATGCAGATAATGTTGCAGCAGCTTTAATGGGTGGCTTTTGTATCATCAAAAGTTACAACCCACTGGAAATATTAAGTATCCCTTTTCCAAAAGATTTACAAATAGTAGTGGCTCATCCGCAGATTGAAGTAAAAACGGCTGATTCTAAGAAAATTTTGAAAAAGGAGATGGCGCTGCCGGATGTAATTACTCAAATGGGGAATATTGCCGCTTTGATTGCTGGTATGACAACTTCTAATTACGACTGGATAAAGTCCGGAATGCATGATTTAATAGCCGAACCAATTCGCTCCTACCTTATCCCAGGATTTGCGCAAGCCAAATCGCTGGCGATTGAGGCTGGTGCCTTAGGTTGCAGTATATCCGGTTCAGGCCCCTCTATTTTTGCTTTTTGTGAAAATGAGCATCAAGCTAAAGAAATTGGGGATGCTTGGAAGCAATTTTATGCGGATTTGGAAATTGATTCCAAAATCTATTTATCCAAAATAAATCCAAGAGGAACATTTAAAGTCGTATCAGAATGA